The Gemmatimonadota bacterium nucleotide sequence GATACGCAAGACTATGCCACCATGTACCGGAACGAAAGGTACAAGCTGGTGATGTACCATTCCCACGGCAAGGGCGAGCTCTACGACCTGGCCAGGGATCCCTGGGAGTTCGAGAACCTGTGGGACAATCCCGACTACAAAGATTTACGGAGCCACCTGTCCCTGGAGGCCTTCAACGCCACCATGATCCAGGACATCGATCCGGGGGGCTCCCTGATCGCCGGCACGTGACCGCACGTGATGCCGCGGGCTCCGGTTGCCGCTTCTCGAACCTGCACGTGACCGCCGCGCACCTGATGAACCCGCTCCGGAGGACACCGGATGATCGTCGACAGAACCCGGCTGGAAGATATGGAGGAACGCACGCTCGCTCCCTATGCCGTGAAGAGCAGCGCGAGCCGGGGCCGCAGGCATCCCGAGGAGGAGGCGCCGTGGCGGACGCCCTTCCAGCGGGACCGCGACCGGATTGTGCATTCCAAGTCCTTCCGCCGGCTCGAATACAAGACCCAGGTCTTCGTGTACCACGAGGGCGATCACTACCGGACGCGCCTCACGCACACCATGGAGACGGCGGGCGTTTCCGAAACGATCGCGCGGAACCTCGGCGCCAACCAGGACCTGGCGGCCGCCATTGCCCTGGCCCACGACCTGGGTCATCCCCCCTTCGGCCACTGCGGCGAGGATGCCCTCGACGTCCTGATGAAGCACTGCGGAGGGTTCCAGCACAACCGGCAGAGCCTGCGCATCATCGATCTGCTCGAATGGCGCTATCCGTCCTTCCAGGGCCTCAACCTGACCTGGGAGACGCGCGAGGGCATCGCGAAGCACAACGCCCCGCACGGCTTCGACGAGGAGGATTTCCAGCCCGGAAAGTTCGCCTCGGTGGAGGCCCAGATCGCCAACGTCGCCGACGAGATCGCCTACAACTCGCATGACCTGGACGACGGCGTGAGCGCGGGCATACTCAGCCTGGACCAGCTCACCGGCCTGGAGATCTGGGACGGGGCGATCCGCGAGGAGGTGGAGAAGGTCCGGGACCTCGACCCCACGCGCAAGCGGTACCGGATCATCCGCGCGCTGATCAACCAGATGATCATGGACGTGGTCCGGACGACCCACGAGAACCTGGAACGCCACGGCGTGAAGTCGCCGGACGAAGTGCGCACGCTCGACGTCCCCGTGGTGGACTACAGCCCGTCCATGGCCGGGAAGAACAGGCAGCTCCGCGCATTCCTGATGGAGAACTTCTACCGGCACTACCGGCTGATCCGCATGTCCCGCAAGGCGACCCGGTTCATCGAAAGCCTCTTCAAAGAATACACCGCCGACCCGCGGCAGCTTCCCCCGGCCGGCGTTCCGCACGGCGAGGACGAGCCGCTCGAGCGCCGGGTATGCGACTACATCGCGGGGATGACGGACCGTTACGCCCTGCGGGAATACGAGCGTCTCTTCGATCCCTACGAGCGCGTCTGACCCTGATTTTACTTGATTTTCGAGGTGAATTACCTATCTTAAACGCGGCGGCAATCGGGGAAAACGCCCGGTCGGCCGCCGGTCCGATTGGGGGGTCGTTCAAGGGTAGGACACATGGCTCTGGACCATGGAATCGGGGTTCGAATCCCTGCCCCCCAGTGCGCATACCCGCCGGAAAGGCAGGATGTGGGCAGCGCGCCGACCTATTCGTGCTGCGGCAGCATCGCGGCCCGACGGCTTGACGCCAGCGGGTGAAAGGCGTATCTTTACCGATGCAATGTGGCGGTATCGTCTAGTGGTTAGGACGGGTGGTTCTCAGCCATCAAACCGGGGTTCGATTCCCCGTACCGCTATGTAACTTGAGTTCCGGTCGATCGCCGATAGTGCCGGCACAATCCCCGAAAAGCCTTTGAACAAGGGCATTTCGGGGTTTTTTGTATGCACGGAGGTCTTCCTGAATATGCGATGGAAATACAGCCCGGCAGGTGCAAGCGAATAAAACCGTGCGAGGCATGCTAAGCCGATTAACCTTCAAGATACCATTTCAAGATACCACAGGATCGCGAATACGATGGCGCTGAATACAACCACGCCGGTCAGCACCACGGTAAGGATAAACGACTTCGTGGCGACTTGATTCAGCTTCTCCTCTACCTTCCCCAGCCGTACCCATATGCTTTCGGCCCCGTGGTACAGATCCCCTTCGATGCGATTGATGGACCGCTTGATTTCCGTGGTGGAATTTCCCTGCTTGCCACGCGATGTCTTATCTTTGTTCTCGCTCATGTATTTACCTTGTCTTGCGGTTTATCCTTCTGTTCACTGTCATCCCCTGGTCAGGATTTCGGCGCATAAGACGATCAGGCCAAAGGTTCCCAGTAATGTCAGAATGAGCCAGATGATGAACCAGGCCCGCAGCAGATTCCGGATGCTCTCCAGGATGGTCAATTCCGTGTCCGGAAGCTTGAGATCCCTACCCATCTGCCTTTCTCCATGCGATGCATACCATATCACGCATTGATGAACGCCTTGAAGAACCGATGATTATCCGGTCTTTCCAAAATAGTGATTTGACAGTCGCTTACACATGAAAAAAAGTTCAATATATGCTATTAACGTGAATATCGGAATAAAAAATGTGATATTTCGTGATTTAGTATAAAAACCGCCTACGGGAAAAGGCGGACACGATCATTTCGCGACTATGATCGGCCGTAGCGAAGGCTGTGTTCAGGCGACGGCCCACTGAATAAGAAACGAACCCGGGTCGTTGTGAGGCGGACCGCGAGATGACCGCTTAGTTCAACGCTTCCGATTCATAGGGAAGTACATTGGGCGGCGTGCCATCCAGGTCGCCTTCTATACCGATAGTCGGCAACACGATCTGCAATCTCGTGGTTTTGTTGCGTTTTTTAGCGTAAGGATCGGATGTGCAGGATACCTTGCGGATGGACCCCGGTATGCTCGGTCGGTCGCTCGGCCGGTCGCTCGACTTCTACTGGGGAGAGGACCGCGAGCTCGCAAGAAAACGACCGGAACATCGCCCGGAATTGGATTGGTGCGAATTGGGGGTAGAAGGAACGGTCAGGCTGAACGTGGGTTGGTGGTAGGCTTGATGTGGGCCAGACGTGGGATAGATTAAGACTGATCGCTGGGTGGATCAGCCTAAAGGTAGGGTAGATCTGAGGCAATATGGGGAAACGAACCGGAATCTGTAATAGCGCGGCGGATCTGGCGCCGCACCATTAACTGGAAGCGGCGGCAGTCGATGCGGCGTCGTCGTTCGTCCGAAGCTCTTCTTCCGTACACCAGATCAGTTCGAGCGACTGGACCACTTTTTCGAACTGTTCCAGGTCCCACTGGTCGGAAGCCTTCAGGGCCCTGGCCTTGATGTGCTCCCAGAACATATCGGTCGCCACCCGGCCGTTCTTGGTAAGTTCACACTTTACGACTCTCCGGTCGTTCGGGTCCGAATCCCGCTGAACCAACTGCTTCTTCACCAGGCGGTCCACGATGGTCGTGGTTGTGGAAAGGCCGCTGCCCAGGGAGCCGGCCAACTGGCCCATCCTGAGCGGACCTGCGTGCTCGAGCAGGATCAGTGTCTTGACCTGGGGCACGGTCATGTCCAGCCCCTGCCACTCATCCAGTCTTGCGATGTACGTCAAACGACACAGGTTTCTCACCACGGACACATAGCGATCGGAAAGCTCTCTCAGATTGTTGATCTGCACGATCTCTCACCTTCGTTAAATCACCGGCTCATACGAGGAAACAGGGAACGTCATCCGCTATCAACGTGATACGCAATTCTACGCAACAAACAGTGCTTCTGTCAAGCAATATCAGGCAATTCGTGCAATCTGCAGGGTGGGTTTGTGATGGAAAAATCACACCGGTTACGGAAACCGGAACATATCCAATAATACTAAACAACAACAATAATAAATGAAATAAAGTTATGATTTATATCAGTATTCGGTAATAACAAACATCACTATCCGACTTTTAATCGTTACAATTGCGCTCTAAACGTGTACTTAGTAATTGTTGTTGCACAAAAGTATCTTTGTAATCATACTCTTAAATGAACAATTAAAACAATTAACGAAAATTACAGTAAACCATATATTGAACAAAAACAGGTCTTTGTCTAACCCTGTGTATTCTGCCTGAAAATTTTGTGAATTGTGCAATAATACTGACAACCCGATTAATGGCGGCAACTTGTTCATGGGTATTACTCCATGTAAATGAAGCGGCCGCCGGCCGTGCCATTTAAGGTCAGTAGACAAGAAGCCCCGGGCCCTGTGAAACGGCCGGGGCTTCTCGCTGGGAATAGAAAGACCTGAGGGCATTTGTCCGCGAGTTGATGGACACTGTGGACAGGATGGCACAGCAAAACGGCAAAGGGATACTGCGCAACTAACCTCCTTATTCACCCCGCCGGCAGGAAAAGATATGTACTCCTTTCTCCGCAATAGATATCCACACGTTATCCACGCCTGATTCACTCTCCACTCCGTAAGTTATCCACATTTTGTACACACGTTGGCTGCAAGCTGCTATCGCGGCCTGAACTGGTCGGCCAGCTTCTCCGCCCAGGCCCGGTTCGCGTCGATCGTTCGGCCGGCGTTGTGCGGCGTATGCACGACGTTGTGGCGCCCGAGCAGCGGATCCCCGAGGGGCAGGGGTTCTATGTCCCACACGTCCGCCGCCAGGCTCAGCTCGTCGGCCAGGACCCGCCGCCGGACCGCTTCCATGTCGCAAATCAGAGCCCGGGTCACCAGCACCACGAGACACCCGCGGGGCAGGGCGTCGATGTGTTCGGCTTCGACCAGGCCGTGCGTGGATTCGGTCAGCGGCACCATGGGCGCGAACACCTCCGCATCCGAGACCAGTTGGTCCAGGTGGTAGATCCGGCGCGTGCCGGCGCGGTGAAAGCCCGGTTCGGTGGCGTAGGGGTCCCAGGCCGCCACGTCGGCGCCCAGCATGGACGCGAAGCTAGCGTACCGGCTGGCGATGTTGCCGGCCCCCACGATCCGCACCCGCTTACCGGCCAGCGTGCCGCTCGCGAAGGCGGGATCGTCACCGAACTGCTGGCCCCGCGTCCCTGGCCGGCCCCGTCCGCCGGGAGGCTCGTAGTCCCACGGCCCCTGACCGTCGATGATCTCCCGGTGCAACTGGGGGATCCGCCGTAAACCGCACAGCGTCAGCGCCAGCCCGAAT carries:
- a CDS encoding deoxyguanosinetriphosphate triphosphohydrolase; protein product: MIVDRTRLEDMEERTLAPYAVKSSASRGRRHPEEEAPWRTPFQRDRDRIVHSKSFRRLEYKTQVFVYHEGDHYRTRLTHTMETAGVSETIARNLGANQDLAAAIALAHDLGHPPFGHCGEDALDVLMKHCGGFQHNRQSLRIIDLLEWRYPSFQGLNLTWETREGIAKHNAPHGFDEEDFQPGKFASVEAQIANVADEIAYNSHDLDDGVSAGILSLDQLTGLEIWDGAIREEVEKVRDLDPTRKRYRIIRALINQMIMDVVRTTHENLERHGVKSPDEVRTLDVPVVDYSPSMAGKNRQLRAFLMENFYRHYRLIRMSRKATRFIESLFKEYTADPRQLPPAGVPHGEDEPLERRVCDYIAGMTDRYALREYERLFDPYERV
- a CDS encoding MarR family transcriptional regulator encodes the protein MQINNLRELSDRYVSVVRNLCRLTYIARLDEWQGLDMTVPQVKTLILLEHAGPLRMGQLAGSLGSGLSTTTTIVDRLVKKQLVQRDSDPNDRRVVKCELTKNGRVATDMFWEHIKARALKASDQWDLEQFEKVVQSLELIWCTEEELRTNDDAASTAAASS
- a CDS encoding hydroxyacid dehydrogenase, yielding MGDLIVVHPDFDGVWPFAADHFHTLWPEAELIRPAHGDDRPLGEVVADAGFAELAGNVTRLATLGMAVTIECLRKFGALEEATFQAAYDRGLDEACGTYLTEAGVAVYDHPSEGFWSQSVAEFGLALTLCGLRRIPQLHREIIDGQGPWDYEPPGGRGRPGTRGQQFGDDPAFASGTLAGKRVRIVGAGNIASRYASFASMLGADVAAWDPYATEPGFHRAGTRRIYHLDQLVSDAEVFAPMVPLTESTHGLVEAEHIDALPRGCLVVLVTRALICDMEAVRRRVLADELSLAADVWDIEPLPLGDPLLGRHNVVHTPHNAGRTIDANRAWAEKLADQFRPR